The genomic stretch GCAGAGGGTTTACCAGGTAGCATCTTTTCCACTTGAGAAGCCATCATAATAATAAAAGGGCAGTCAGAAACACTAGGCCGCAACTATTGCAACATCGCATGAGGTTGCTGTTGTCGCGTGTGAAAAGTGACAGGTCATATCATACCATGTCCTCGATATTGCTCTTCCCCGGGTAGGTGTTGAAATATGGATTGATTGACACGACATTGGCTCAATTGGAGCTAATAGTTGATTTAGCAAGCTTAGCCAACAAGCTTAGACGACCTCATTGATCACCAGGAAAGTAAACGATGGATACGATTTGCCAAGGGTCCTTGTTCACATGGAATTCGGCAAGCCACTACGAACCCCGCGTTCTACTGAAATGTGATATCAGCACTGCTAATCATTGCTCTAGCTCACTTGTGCCGGCTCGCCCTGACGGATCCCCGCTCAATTTGCCTCGGATGCACCTCTTTTTCAGCTAAAATAGCACGGCGTCCCATAAAAATGATGGTCGTATCCATACGCGAATCCTACTAAACGGCGATCTGTTTATAAAGGCGTATTGGCCCGTCATCAAAAGATTCCGAATTGGCAAAAAGCGTCGACGGTCCATAACCTCAGCTGCATAATCCAAGATATTCAACATCTATCAACGAGGCTTGATAATGTTATAGAGCTCTTTCAAAGGTTTGTATCATCAGGATCCATTGCGGAGACGCTAGAGATGGCTGACTTTCTGCCTAACCTGCAGTCTTGCCGTGTTGCTTTATTCAAGCTCGAgtatcttcatcctcgtcaattctttcaagccatcttgaagctcatcaccatccaattgaaaaaaaatattcatGGCTCCCCTACAGAATTTTGCAAACTATCCCAAGCCCGAGGAAGGGCCGGATACGGGATATGTGCAGCGAGTAGACCACAATCCCGTTCTCCGGGGGATTCCTCTTATGCTGGGTGGTGAGCTGTACGTATGCATGAGATTCTCAGAGACGACGTCGAACTAAATTGAGAATTATCTTTCTCATCTAGCATTGCTCGATCCAACCTTATTGCAAGATACTTTTACCAGAATAGCGGCATCGACAAGATCAAAGAGATGCATGTGCTGGATAACATCGAGTCTACTTTCCACGTATGTAAACACTTGAATGCTAGCACCCCCACCCCCCCCTCATGGCAGTCTGGCATGTCTCTCGTATTAGCTGCTAATTCAAACCTCCTTTGAATACTCTCTAGCCCACAGTTACGCCCCTAGGTCCGACTGGGCCGATGCTAGCATTCGAGCCAGAGCTGCTCACCTCCAAGTACGCATCGTCAAACGCACGCTACTACTCCATCAGCGACTATCATGAGCTGTACAAGAGCGGCAAGACCACTCCCCTCAAGGTAGTAGAGACGCTTCTCGCCCTGACCACGGGGTCGGGTAAGTACAGTGACGCCTGGGCGGATGCCCACGGCGCCGAGAGGCTCGCTCTGGACGCTGCCAAGGCTTCCACCGAGAGATGGGCTGCGGGCAATCCCATTGGAGTCCTGGACGGCGTGCCGATTGGCGTCAAGGACGATACGGATGTGGAGGGCTACATCAACCACACTGGCATGAAGTACGACCCTTCGCTTGCGTGCTTTGCGGTCAAGAAGGAGTCTGTGTGGCCTGTGAAGAAGCTTCAGgaggctggagctgtcgTCCTTGGCAAGAATAAGATGCATGAATTGGGATCAGGTACGGTTAACCGCTTCACGCCGCTGAATAACGTTTCTAGAGTGCATTTATACTAATGATTCTGCACAGATACCAGTGGCTTAAATGTAACGATGCCTGCCCCTGGAAGAGATGTTTTTACCAATCTGAATCATATGTTTATAAATGCATAGCTAACCCACACTCACCCCCCTATCTAGGTCTCACAAGGCACGCCATTAAACCATCTCAACAACGACTACTACCCCGGAGGCTCGTCCAACGGCGCCGGGTCGTCCATCTCGGCCGGCATCATCCccatcgccgtcgccaccgacgccggcggcagcgtccGCATCCCAGCCCACTTCAACGGCGTCTACGGCCTCAAGCCGACTCACCACCGCACTCACGTCATGCAGATGACCATGTGCGTGACGGGCCCGATGGCGGCAAACGTCGCCGACCTCACCATTGCCTACCGCGTCATGACGCAGCCCAACCCGGACTGCCCGACCCAGGGCCTCTTTGCGCTGTCGATCCCCCCCGTCCCCGTCGGCGAAGCGCGTCATGGGCGTCTACCGCGACTGGTTCAACAAGGCCGACCCGCCCGTGCGCGAGCTGTGCGACAAGGCGCTCGACTACTTCGCCGCCAGGCGCGGCTACGAGATTGTCGACATCAGCATCCCGTATCTCTCGGAGATGCAAGTCGCCCACGGTGGCCTCTGCATTGCCGAGATGGCGGAAAAGGCCCGCCAGAGGACGCCCAACCCGGCCGACCACCTCTCGCTCATTGGGGGAGCCAACAAGATCCTCCTTTCCGTGGGTGCGCAGCCATCGGCCGCCGACTATCTCAAGATGAACAGCCTGCGCACGCTGGTGATGCGCCACCTGGCGTTTCTGTTCCAGAAGTACCCGGGCCTGTTGATCATGACACCGGCAACCCCCTTGATCGGATGGCCACGCGCGGACGGAGACGACGCCTACGGCATGAGTGACACCAATACCACCCTGAGGAACATGTCGTACATCTTCCTGGCCAACGTGACGGGCACGCCGTCCGTCAACGCTCCGGTAGGTTATGTCGACCCGCAACAGGGCGAGGGAAAGCTGCCTGTGAGCTTGATCGCCACGGGTGAGTGGGGGAGCGAAGAGCAGTTGCTGGCATGGGCGAGAGAGGCGGAGGAATATCTGCATGAGGAGTATCCCGAGGGACGCAGACGACCAGATGCGTGGGCGGATGTGTTTACGTTGACTGGTGGCCAGCAGTAAACATGAAGCTAGACGAGGTTAAGCTATATGTGCCAAATCTTCAAGTTTTGCAACAGCATGCGTGCTTTGTTTCAGAAGCATCATCTTGAGGGGTATTTCTGAGACGTAAAAAATCTTCGTAAATTCATTTCATCGTTTTACCCGCAATTTtcactaaaaaaaaaaggctacaCCTAGTTGAGTGCTATGAAATTTCACACACAGTAATGGCCCTTTAGAAAAACTTGGAGGCGAGGCTCAACAGCTGAGACGTGCCTCCGCCCGAGCTGCTACCTCCCTGGCTCTTGAAGTACATCTTCATGGCCATCTCGCCGGCCTGCTGGATGACAGACTCCTTGCTGGCGTCGGAAGCTACCTGTCCGTTGGCAGCCTTGGCGTCGAAGAGCTAGAAATCACACAATCAAAGTCAGATATCATTTCTTAAGAGGGTGCAAAGagatatgtatatatataccttgCTGGCCTCAGACAGGGCCAAGCCTAGAAACGCGCCCTGGCTCTGGTTACCACCTGTCTCGCCCTGGGTGAACTTCTTGAGCGCCTGCATCGCGGCGGCGGAGCCGAGGCTGTTGGAGCTCAGGTCGCTGGTGTCTTGGGAGTAGGTCTCTTGGTGCTTGCGGATGGCCTCTGTTGGAAGACTAGCAGtcagcatacatgtatatatagggACATGGAGGTTGATCCAAACCTTGCTCATCAATGTCGCTGTTGGCTAGATGGCTCTTGTTCTGGCCGATGGAGCTGATGACGTTGGAGAAGATCTCGCTGTTGCCGGAAGAGCCAGCATACTGCGAGGCCTGCTGGTGAGCAGTGCgcagctcctcgtcttcgtggTGGAAATCGCCGCCGGCAGGATAGGCACCACCGTAGGCATCTGTATATACAATCGAGAGCTTCGAGTCAGGACTGGGTATTCGCTCGGGAGGAGGTTATGAGGGGGGGGTAAGTGACTGACTGTTTCCGGGAGGAAGACGGCCACCTGAAATACTCGTTAGCTTCTAGTATCTATTGCTATGCAAGCAGCAcatatttgtttgtttgttgcgGGGGTTGAtgcgatggcgatggcgatggtagATGGATTGCGGCACATACCTTGACCTTGATGGGAGCCGGAACCTGAACCTGAGAGCTGCTCCGACAGGTACTCCTTGCCAGCGTTGATGAGTGAATCCATCTTGAAGTGTTTCTTTGGTTAAAATTGAGAAGCAGATACAAAGTACAACGGGCCAAGAAAATGGAATTTGCTTTTGAATGTGCAAAAAAAGGGGACGGGATCGCACACGGTAGATTTATATATACGGCACTACGTAACGCTCTGGACGCGCGATTGAAGAAAGCTACCCC from Trichoderma atroviride chromosome 3, complete sequence encodes the following:
- a CDS encoding uncharacterized protein (EggNog:ENOG41); the protein is MDSLINAGKEYLSEQLSGSGSGSHQGQGGRLPPGNNAYGGAYPAGGDFHHEDEELRTAHQQASQYAGSSGNSEIFSNVISSIGQNKSHLANSDIDEQEAIRKHQETYSQDTSDLSSNSLGSAAAMQALKKFTQGETGGNQSQGAFLGLALSEASKLFDAKAANGQVASDASKESVIQQAGEMAMKMYFKSQGGSSSGGGTSQLLSLASKFF